Proteins encoded in a region of the Stieleria neptunia genome:
- a CDS encoding SdrD B-like domain-containing protein: MFTKLLFGCIPRTILSDSARKSAPDYFCYLPRASAMPSKKSLERKRARRVFTRQTQRADKRRKLRLQPLEDRRVLAALGLNLEHPRVFSDGLSEPAAVSYNATTDLFSATGTTINFQLEDGGVRAPFIIPGDFDLTFQVDASGALVGGVPGDDFQLTGGLDVEFPDELPPVVDVNGLLLRGEVIDFGFVDGGVTAIDRYEVRLRVTGGLLSETGTLQTSGNPRPAYFAGKDIAIQISSEESNFTGSFTTNFNGRNKADLGPTDRLLSSLGDFVWYDNNLNGIQDNGEAGVEGVTVTLTGGGPDGLISTVGDNTTETTTTDPTGFYNFDNLNPGEEYKVTFTDLPPGYVFTAQNAGDDTLDSDADPNNGMTQIVTLAPGEHNPTLDAGIFLPPPPLNPAIDIEKFVKVVEDQAGGGEGLTPGFWKTHSEFGPAPLKGWPDTGFDPLHSYNSVFDVSDDSGLTLLDALGRGGGGLNALGRHATAALLNAANPNVDYSYTQAEVISLTQAAYASGNASLIENTKNLFAVQNELGADLSTPAPVPNTNPNDFGVDADTPPGPTAELGDTLVFTYFVTNPGDVELTPVVVSDDNATPGVPGDDFNPDPVEEDDGLGNFFNVGDDDQDGRLDPGETWLYQAQITALAIGQFTNIGSVVGTPVDDSGDPVGPDVTDDDPANYVVGAAPGIDIEKCVEHVVAGSGEMHVIDFDGFVAGTVIDDEYSALGVTVAANNGRSSGPDIAMIFDSASPTGGDHDLGTPNQDFSGPGIGYGGKSGAVGENNQALGNVLIISEDGDSNDPDDEAHGGTITFTFDNAVRIDHIGLLDIDTNENGGTVVTVLTNSGQQSFNIAALGNNSFQQIPIDVDEVTSLVVTFPGSGAITELKFTKPNEMVECLDADTGDGPSFNVGDDVTFNYVVTNTGDVDLENVIVFDDNATPGNTGDDFNPLYQSGDDGDGILQVDEVWLYSATITASMAGQFTNIADVVGTPVVPNLDDVTDDDPANYVVIGTPDIDIEKLTNGVQADTPGEAVEIAPGDTVTWTYIVTNTGDTPIAAADVVVRDDNGTPGDTSDDFPPTFVGPDDGNDGILSPGEDWEYTATSTAQTLTATGATSVFEFNQSGSVSGDSGNVRSFTKDGVSVNASAFSRDSNGNWDDAYLGIFSGGLGVTDGSESGSNGTHRVDNMGRDNYVLFEFSETVVVDKAYLDSVVNDSDLSIWIGTIPGAYGTHQTLSDGLLSGLSNEDDDTTSSYSRWADFNGGQVAGNVLVLAASTSDTSPEDAFKIRKVKFQHVVDGIYGNIASVDIGVAFDSDPSHYTNPAPTPPGIPNIDIEKSTNGVDADTPAGAVEIAPGASVDWTYTVTNTGETTFTFGEVVVTDDNGTPNDTSDDFRPVFVGSNTNDDGLLSPGEVWTYSYGTTAESLTTSGATSTFYFNGSSGLDGTNGNMRTFTTDGVSVNASAFSRDDSGNWNEAFLGIFSGGLGVTDSSEGNGGNGTHRVDNVGRDNFVLFEFSENVVVDQAYLDSVVNDSDLSIWIGTIPGAFGSHQTLSDALLSGLTLNEVNDTTSSGSRWANFNGNEVSGNVLVLAASTVDTTPEDRFKIRKVKFQHLTAGLYANVGTVVADTVTDSDPSHYKNPVAAPSGKIGNYVWNDLDRDGKQDHNEPGIPGVTVKLLDPHHNVVATTTTDSDGLYSFNGLDSGDYLVQFIAPEDFVFSPQYQGSNADNGSNAGADGKTDLIHLDDHECDNSIDAGLYEAAVDKMFEAEDYEWMDRPWKEYSSSYASGGRYIMAPNGSGSHYNTPPSYKKVMYQFSVDHTANYELSGLVKASSSADNSVWVKIDNLPWVQWHMNTGSSFDWQTVTDGWNQDATSFFLDSGHHTMQLKVREDGVKLDKWMVSKLSSNTIVIDATQMQRSGDWMVEHDDDGNEFLVASNGTPHYSSPSVGDELTYDFTVDQAGVFTMHALVSAADGGSNSFWIAIDDGPWVKWHMQVTNGVLTWQTVSESGEAVQFDLDAGNHTLKVAVREAGAGLDTIVITDDANFLDTV; this comes from the coding sequence ATGTTCACCAAATTGCTTTTTGGTTGCATTCCTCGAACTATCCTCAGCGATTCAGCTCGGAAAAGTGCCCCAGACTATTTTTGCTACCTCCCCAGAGCCTCAGCCATGCCCTCCAAGAAATCTCTTGAACGCAAACGTGCCCGAAGAGTTTTCACGCGACAAACGCAACGCGCGGATAAACGCAGAAAGTTACGGTTGCAGCCGCTTGAAGATCGGCGTGTGCTGGCAGCACTCGGTCTTAATCTCGAACATCCGCGGGTTTTTTCGGACGGGCTTAGTGAGCCAGCTGCGGTCAGTTACAACGCGACAACGGACCTTTTCTCAGCGACCGGGACTACAATCAACTTTCAGTTAGAGGATGGCGGGGTCAGAGCGCCGTTTATCATCCCTGGAGACTTTGACTTAACTTTTCAGGTCGACGCGAGCGGAGCATTAGTTGGTGGCGTCCCGGGTGATGACTTCCAACTCACGGGCGGACTGGATGTCGAGTTTCCCGATGAGCTTCCCCCCGTCGTCGATGTCAATGGTTTATTGCTGAGGGGTGAAGTCATTGATTTTGGGTTTGTCGATGGTGGCGTTACGGCAATTGATCGCTATGAGGTACGGCTCAGAGTCACCGGTGGGCTGCTGTCTGAGACCGGAACCTTGCAAACAAGCGGGAATCCAAGACCGGCGTACTTTGCGGGGAAGGATATTGCAATTCAGATTTCAAGTGAAGAATCTAACTTCACCGGCTCGTTCACCACAAATTTCAACGGGCGAAACAAAGCAGACCTCGGCCCCACCGATCGACTACTCTCCTCACTCGGTGACTTCGTTTGGTACGACAACAATCTGAACGGAATTCAGGACAATGGTGAAGCGGGGGTTGAGGGTGTCACCGTGACCCTGACCGGTGGTGGGCCCGATGGGCTGATCAGCACCGTCGGTGACAACACGACGGAAACGACGACCACGGATCCGACCGGCTTCTACAACTTTGACAACCTGAATCCGGGCGAAGAGTACAAGGTCACGTTTACCGATCTGCCGCCGGGCTATGTCTTCACGGCGCAAAACGCCGGTGACGATACGCTCGATAGCGATGCCGACCCGAACAACGGCATGACCCAGATCGTCACGCTGGCACCCGGTGAGCACAATCCCACCCTGGACGCCGGGATCTTCCTGCCTCCGCCGCCTTTGAATCCTGCGATCGACATTGAAAAATTTGTCAAGGTCGTTGAAGATCAGGCCGGGGGCGGTGAGGGGCTGACGCCCGGGTTCTGGAAGACGCACTCTGAGTTTGGACCGGCACCGTTGAAAGGATGGCCCGATACCGGTTTCGATCCCTTGCATTCCTACAATTCCGTCTTCGATGTCAGCGACGATTCCGGACTGACCCTGCTCGATGCGCTCGGACGCGGAGGAGGTGGACTGAATGCACTCGGACGCCATGCGACCGCCGCACTGCTCAACGCCGCCAATCCCAACGTGGATTACTCCTACACCCAAGCGGAAGTGATTTCGTTGACGCAGGCGGCTTATGCCTCAGGCAACGCTTCGCTGATCGAAAACACCAAGAACCTGTTCGCGGTGCAAAATGAACTGGGCGCCGACCTGAGCACACCGGCACCCGTTCCTAACACCAATCCGAACGATTTTGGCGTCGATGCGGACACTCCGCCCGGACCGACCGCAGAGTTGGGCGACACGCTCGTGTTCACTTACTTTGTCACCAACCCTGGCGATGTCGAACTGACGCCCGTTGTCGTCAGCGATGACAATGCGACGCCTGGTGTTCCGGGTGACGATTTCAATCCTGATCCCGTCGAAGAAGACGATGGGCTCGGAAACTTCTTCAACGTCGGCGATGATGACCAAGACGGTCGGCTTGATCCAGGCGAAACGTGGCTCTACCAGGCCCAGATCACCGCACTGGCGATCGGCCAGTTCACCAATATCGGTTCCGTCGTTGGCACTCCGGTGGATGATAGCGGCGATCCCGTCGGCCCCGACGTCACCGACGACGATCCGGCCAATTACGTCGTGGGCGCTGCGCCAGGAATCGATATCGAAAAATGTGTCGAACATGTGGTGGCCGGTAGCGGTGAGATGCACGTGATCGATTTCGACGGGTTCGTTGCTGGGACGGTGATCGATGATGAGTATTCCGCGCTCGGTGTGACGGTTGCAGCCAACAATGGCCGATCGAGTGGACCCGATATCGCGATGATCTTTGACAGTGCCTCGCCGACCGGCGGTGACCACGATCTGGGCACGCCGAACCAAGACTTCTCCGGTCCCGGCATCGGGTACGGTGGCAAGAGTGGTGCGGTCGGCGAAAACAACCAGGCTCTCGGCAATGTGTTGATCATTTCCGAAGACGGTGATTCCAACGACCCCGATGACGAAGCACACGGCGGCACGATCACGTTCACGTTCGATAACGCGGTCCGAATCGACCACATCGGATTGCTGGATATCGACACCAATGAAAATGGTGGCACCGTCGTCACGGTCCTGACCAATTCGGGTCAGCAATCGTTCAACATCGCGGCACTCGGGAACAACAGCTTCCAACAAATCCCCATCGACGTCGATGAGGTCACTTCGTTGGTCGTCACGTTCCCCGGCAGTGGCGCGATCACCGAGCTGAAATTCACTAAGCCGAATGAAATGGTCGAGTGTCTGGATGCCGACACTGGCGACGGACCGAGTTTCAATGTCGGCGATGACGTCACGTTCAACTATGTCGTGACCAACACCGGTGACGTCGATTTGGAAAACGTGATCGTCTTCGACGACAACGCCACGCCTGGCAACACGGGTGACGATTTTAATCCGCTCTATCAGAGTGGCGATGACGGAGACGGAATCCTGCAGGTCGACGAAGTCTGGTTGTACTCCGCCACGATCACCGCCTCGATGGCCGGACAGTTCACCAATATCGCTGACGTCGTGGGCACTCCGGTCGTCCCGAACTTGGATGATGTCACCGACGACGACCCGGCCAACTACGTCGTGATCGGGACTCCCGATATCGACATCGAAAAACTGACCAACGGTGTGCAAGCCGACACGCCCGGTGAAGCGGTCGAGATCGCTCCGGGTGACACCGTGACTTGGACCTACATTGTCACCAATACCGGCGACACGCCGATCGCAGCAGCGGACGTTGTTGTGCGAGACGACAACGGAACGCCGGGTGACACCAGCGATGACTTCCCGCCGACCTTTGTTGGCCCAGACGATGGCAATGACGGAATCCTTTCGCCCGGTGAAGACTGGGAGTACACCGCGACATCGACCGCCCAAACGTTGACGGCCACGGGTGCGACCAGCGTATTTGAGTTCAATCAAAGCGGTTCGGTCAGCGGCGACAGCGGCAACGTCCGCAGCTTTACCAAGGACGGCGTTTCGGTGAACGCCAGTGCCTTCAGCCGCGATTCCAACGGCAACTGGGATGACGCCTACCTGGGCATCTTCTCCGGTGGGCTCGGCGTGACCGATGGCAGCGAAAGCGGCAGCAACGGCACGCACCGTGTCGACAACATGGGCCGCGACAATTACGTGCTGTTTGAATTCTCGGAAACCGTTGTCGTCGACAAGGCTTACCTGGACAGCGTGGTCAACGATAGTGACCTCTCCATCTGGATCGGCACGATCCCCGGTGCATACGGCACTCACCAAACGCTCTCCGATGGCTTGCTGAGCGGACTGTCGAACGAAGACGACGACACCACCAGTTCCTATTCGCGGTGGGCTGATTTCAACGGCGGACAAGTCGCCGGAAACGTTTTGGTGTTGGCTGCATCCACGTCGGACACAAGCCCGGAAGACGCCTTCAAGATTCGCAAGGTCAAGTTCCAGCACGTCGTTGACGGCATCTATGGCAACATTGCGTCGGTGGATATCGGCGTCGCATTCGATTCCGACCCCAGCCACTACACGAACCCCGCACCGACCCCGCCGGGAATTCCAAACATCGACATCGAGAAATCGACCAACGGTGTCGACGCCGACACGCCTGCCGGAGCCGTGGAAATCGCTCCGGGGGCATCTGTCGACTGGACCTACACGGTGACGAACACGGGTGAGACCACGTTTACGTTCGGGGAAGTCGTGGTGACGGACGACAACGGCACGCCGAACGATACCAGCGATGATTTCAGACCAGTGTTTGTCGGTTCGAACACCAACGATGACGGACTGCTGTCACCGGGAGAAGTTTGGACCTACAGCTACGGCACGACCGCGGAGTCGTTGACGACGTCCGGCGCCACCAGCACGTTCTACTTCAACGGCAGCAGCGGTCTGGATGGAACCAACGGCAACATGCGGACGTTCACGACCGATGGCGTTTCGGTCAACGCGAGTGCGTTCAGCCGTGACGACAGTGGTAACTGGAACGAGGCCTTCCTAGGCATCTTCTCCGGCGGCCTGGGCGTGACCGATTCGAGCGAAGGTAATGGAGGCAACGGCACACACCGCGTCGACAACGTCGGACGTGACAACTTTGTATTGTTTGAATTCTCGGAAAACGTCGTCGTCGACCAAGCGTATTTGGATAGCGTCGTCAACGACAGCGACTTGTCCATCTGGATCGGCACGATCCCAGGTGCCTTCGGTAGCCATCAAACCCTCAGCGACGCGTTGCTGAGCGGACTGACGCTGAACGAAGTCAACGACACGACCAGCAGCGGTTCACGCTGGGCGAACTTCAATGGCAACGAGGTCTCCGGAAATGTGCTTGTCCTGGCGGCCTCGACCGTCGACACCACGCCGGAAGATCGGTTCAAGATTCGCAAGGTCAAATTCCAGCACCTGACCGCCGGCCTGTACGCTAACGTGGGAACGGTTGTCGCCGACACGGTTACCGATTCAGACCCCAGCCACTACAAGAACCCGGTGGCGGCGCCCTCTGGCAAGATCGGGAACTACGTCTGGAACGATTTGGATCGCGATGGCAAGCAGGACCACAACGAACCCGGCATCCCCGGTGTCACGGTCAAGTTGCTGGATCCGCATCACAACGTTGTGGCCACCACCACCACCGATTCCGACGGTTTGTACTCATTCAACGGACTGGACAGCGGCGACTACCTTGTGCAATTCATCGCGCCCGAGGATTTTGTGTTCTCGCCACAATACCAGGGCTCCAACGCCGACAACGGCAGCAACGCCGGCGCCGATGGCAAAACAGACCTGATCCACTTGGACGACCATGAGTGCGATAACAGCATCGATGCCGGTCTGTATGAAGCGGCGGTCGACAAGATGTTCGAAGCGGAAGACTACGAGTGGATGGATCGCCCGTGGAAGGAGTACAGTTCCAGCTACGCTTCCGGCGGCAGGTACATCATGGCACCCAACGGTTCAGGGTCACACTACAACACGCCGCCTTCGTACAAAAAGGTGATGTATCAGTTCTCGGTGGACCACACCGCCAACTACGAACTGTCCGGCCTGGTGAAAGCATCCAGCAGTGCCGACAATTCGGTCTGGGTGAAGATCGATAACCTGCCTTGGGTTCAGTGGCACATGAACACCGGCAGCTCGTTCGACTGGCAAACCGTGACCGATGGTTGGAACCAGGATGCGACAAGCTTTTTCCTGGACTCCGGGCACCACACGATGCAATTAAAGGTTCGTGAAGACGGCGTGAAGCTGGACAAATGGATGGTCAGCAAGCTGTCCAGCAACACGATCGTGATCGATGCGACTCAGATGCAACGCAGCGGCGACTGGATGGTCGAGCACGACGACGATGGAAATGAATTCCTGGTCGCGTCCAACGGAACGCCGCACTACAGTTCGCCTTCGGTCGGCGATGAACTGACCTACGACTTCACCGTCGACCAGGCAGGCGTGTTCACCATGCATGCGTTGGTGAGTGCGGCGGACGGCGGTTCGAACTCGTTCTGGATCGCGATCGATGATGGCCCGTGGGTGAAGTGGCACATGCAAGTCACCAACGGAGTGCTGACCTGGCAAACGGTTAGCGAGAGTGGTGAAGCGGTTCAGTTTGATCTGGACGCAGGAAACCACACGCTGAAAGTTGCCGTGCGTGAAGCCGGCGCCGGGTTGGATACGATCGTCATCACTGACGACGCCAACTTCTTGGATACCGTCTGA
- a CDS encoding PEP-CTERM sorting domain-containing protein has product MNDLMGSSTPVTCYHPRAWSIFFAIILASSIQSRSDAGVLGAIANPDIKLQGLSGSYDHVSQAFSLTGDATLYVDAAGVESTIYMGSPPDSGKTAFHNGTFTLNATVSNLGVISSGSFDIVGAFETSPWVLGTQATLLQGTLKELVHNFGTVSATATPSEFTAPLTLEISAISTDGELQSEFGQDLLLNINLDATGIDFDGNFLTSFNTNGFSTSDVNARAVPEPSSFAGWMIGAVGIGVIRVRRKRLTT; this is encoded by the coding sequence ATGAATGACCTGATGGGATCATCGACACCGGTGACTTGCTACCATCCAAGGGCATGGTCGATTTTTTTTGCGATCATCCTTGCGTCGTCAATACAGAGCAGGTCCGACGCGGGCGTTCTCGGAGCAATTGCTAATCCGGACATTAAATTGCAAGGTCTTTCGGGGTCGTACGACCACGTTAGTCAAGCATTCTCTTTGACTGGCGACGCCACCCTTTATGTGGATGCTGCGGGTGTTGAGTCGACGATTTACATGGGATCTCCACCGGATTCCGGCAAGACCGCTTTCCATAACGGCACTTTCACTCTCAACGCTACGGTTAGCAATCTGGGTGTTATCTCTTCGGGTTCATTTGACATCGTTGGAGCCTTTGAAACTTCGCCATGGGTTCTTGGAACGCAAGCCACCCTTCTTCAAGGCACTCTGAAAGAGCTCGTCCATAATTTTGGAACAGTTAGTGCCACCGCGACACCATCCGAGTTCACGGCTCCATTGACTCTGGAGATAAGTGCGATTTCGACGGACGGGGAGCTTCAGTCCGAGTTTGGGCAAGACTTGCTTCTCAACATAAACCTCGATGCCACTGGGATTGATTTTGACGGAAACTTCCTTACGTCTTTCAATACCAACGGATTTAGCACGTCAGACGTGAATGCACGCGCAGTTCCAGAACCTTCAAGCTTCGCCGGTTGGATGATCGGGGCGGTGGGCATTGGAGTCATCCGAGTACGCCGCAAACGGTTGACGACCTAG
- a CDS encoding exosortase/archaeosortase family protein — MSKKRKPIRPAAKSGGGKPRSRSKPSGLTELNRKLARGESVSLSPQKAEAEPLVEIAPPRRWPASTWGMIALAIGILAYSYLPTFSWIIDSWQNEPDYGHGWFVVPLALYLCYRRSDLFPGSSEKVAWQGLSLIVLAIGIRVLSRFAYADFLDAYSILPLLAGAVWCLLGLRAMLWALPAIGFLFFAIPLPFQAESALSWNLQGVATDLSTFFLRALGQPAVAEGHIVWMGEEKLMIEEACSGLRIFVGMAACAYFWAVLSDRNWSDRAVLVMTAIPAAILVNAARIVVIGLFYTQVSSAAGRHWIHDFSGYAMIAASFALLGLVSWYWQLVYKRVPIMTAKETLRGSVSHS, encoded by the coding sequence ATGTCTAAAAAACGCAAACCGATCCGGCCAGCGGCAAAAAGCGGCGGCGGAAAGCCCCGTAGTCGCAGCAAGCCCTCGGGTCTCACTGAACTGAACCGTAAATTGGCTCGTGGCGAGTCGGTTTCGCTGTCGCCGCAAAAAGCCGAAGCCGAGCCGCTGGTCGAGATCGCGCCGCCGAGGCGTTGGCCCGCCAGCACGTGGGGCATGATTGCTCTGGCGATCGGGATCCTGGCCTACAGCTATCTGCCCACGTTCTCGTGGATCATCGACAGCTGGCAAAATGAGCCTGATTATGGCCACGGGTGGTTTGTCGTCCCTCTGGCTCTGTACCTGTGTTACCGGCGTAGCGATTTGTTTCCGGGGTCGAGCGAGAAGGTGGCTTGGCAAGGGCTTTCGCTGATTGTGTTGGCGATCGGGATTCGAGTGCTCAGTCGATTCGCCTACGCCGACTTCCTGGACGCCTATTCGATCCTGCCCCTGTTGGCCGGCGCCGTCTGGTGTCTGCTCGGGTTGCGGGCGATGCTGTGGGCCCTGCCGGCGATCGGATTTCTGTTCTTTGCGATTCCGCTGCCGTTCCAGGCCGAGAGTGCGTTGAGTTGGAATTTGCAGGGCGTCGCGACGGACTTGAGCACATTTTTCCTGCGCGCCCTGGGCCAGCCCGCGGTCGCGGAAGGCCATATCGTGTGGATGGGCGAGGAAAAGCTGATGATCGAAGAGGCGTGCAGCGGGCTGCGGATCTTCGTCGGCATGGCCGCGTGTGCGTATTTTTGGGCCGTGCTGAGCGACCGAAATTGGTCTGATCGAGCAGTCTTGGTGATGACGGCGATCCCGGCGGCGATTTTGGTCAATGCGGCTCGGATCGTGGTGATCGGACTGTTCTACACCCAGGTCTCCTCGGCCGCCGGGCGGCACTGGATTCATGACTTCTCGGGGTACGCGATGATCGCCGCCTCCTTCGCATTGCTGGGGCTGGTCAGCTGGTACTGGCAGTTGGTGTACAAACGAGTTCCGATTATGACCGCAAAAGAGACTTTGCGGGGCTCTGTCAGCCATTCGTAG
- a CDS encoding polysaccharide biosynthesis tyrosine autokinase, translating into MDHQSNQLQPYHNGPVVRMSASSESPNAFDPWLLWITLRRCWYWAIPVGVVLAVIAAFAVLQSFVPQFQATHHLAANKDWLIDSGVMPTPDDLARSEKTLITSPIVLSQVIDKPELQAYGLQDPDPDVREQTLISNLSIRGGGTRSAMSISYIDSDKKFAADVCNAVVEAYLQKRDEYDNRRIGRLEQWLTPQVEQLKRKVEEQEKLVSQLAKEAHGVAPGERVAAIENSDSIALVEKLRGEISDLEIELALMDAGIGIRNPSASDNIIVPSVAEFVPPVIQVERGEIDPDRLESLILNDKVVARAQEMYEIYRKQVLELEISERWRFDKERYARLQKDRDEWEAKLASARETASKTAVRILEDEIEEDYQRQLELAELEKERLRAEFAANADAKKAELERRSELMSEQEKLLIGDRRDQLVKRLQVLQDQYKTESDRLRQRDGNSVALQFANDDLERSRSMLHRIVDRLESIQMESKRGSSVISIAAATPPSRPVEAVPFKKMVMAGGGAFAIPFLIGLLWEFRTKRITDSLDLEKSHTLAPVVGELARAPRAASGRNSKSRRVFEESVDALRANLALSKDTRHARSFAVVSSMSGEGKSTAVSQLAISLAKSSGKTVLIIDCDMRCPDQHDVFGLALEPGLNEVLRKVVPMKEAINRELGDLVHVLPAGHLKASPHRLVSPDSMKELMDEALDSYQYVILDTAPVLSAGETLAIASVVDSTLVCVMRDLTRMDSVVRTTHRLEASGANVVGTIFSGVTPRQYSYRYGDYKYSDFGQMLAETAHRN; encoded by the coding sequence ATGGATCATCAATCAAATCAGTTGCAGCCTTATCACAATGGCCCGGTCGTTCGCATGTCCGCCAGCAGTGAATCCCCCAACGCGTTTGACCCCTGGTTGCTGTGGATCACCCTGCGACGCTGTTGGTATTGGGCAATTCCGGTCGGAGTCGTGCTGGCGGTGATTGCGGCCTTCGCCGTGCTGCAATCCTTTGTGCCGCAATTTCAAGCGACCCATCATTTGGCCGCCAACAAAGACTGGCTGATTGACAGTGGCGTCATGCCGACACCCGATGACTTGGCCCGTTCTGAGAAAACGTTGATCACCAGCCCCATCGTGCTGTCTCAGGTGATCGACAAGCCCGAACTTCAGGCTTATGGCTTGCAAGACCCCGATCCCGACGTCCGCGAACAAACACTGATTTCCAATTTATCAATTCGAGGCGGCGGAACCCGATCGGCGATGTCGATCAGCTACATCGACAGTGACAAAAAATTCGCCGCCGATGTCTGCAATGCCGTCGTTGAAGCCTACCTGCAAAAACGTGACGAGTACGACAATCGTCGAATTGGTCGCCTGGAGCAATGGCTGACGCCCCAAGTGGAGCAGTTGAAGCGAAAAGTCGAAGAGCAGGAAAAGCTGGTCAGCCAGCTTGCCAAAGAGGCTCACGGCGTTGCCCCGGGCGAACGGGTCGCTGCGATTGAAAACAGCGACTCGATCGCGTTGGTTGAAAAACTCCGCGGCGAGATCAGCGATCTCGAAATCGAACTCGCCCTGATGGATGCGGGGATCGGAATTCGCAACCCATCCGCCAGCGACAACATTATTGTGCCATCGGTCGCAGAGTTTGTCCCCCCGGTGATTCAGGTGGAGCGAGGCGAGATCGATCCCGACCGACTTGAATCGCTGATCCTGAACGACAAGGTGGTCGCGCGTGCCCAGGAAATGTACGAGATCTATCGCAAGCAAGTGTTGGAGCTCGAAATCAGCGAACGCTGGCGGTTTGACAAGGAGCGTTACGCACGACTTCAAAAGGATCGTGATGAATGGGAGGCCAAGTTGGCCAGTGCCCGGGAAACCGCTTCCAAGACGGCCGTGAGAATTCTAGAAGACGAGATCGAGGAAGATTATCAGCGTCAGCTTGAATTAGCGGAACTCGAAAAGGAACGATTGCGTGCCGAGTTCGCGGCCAACGCGGATGCCAAAAAGGCCGAACTGGAGCGTCGCAGTGAGTTGATGAGCGAACAGGAGAAACTCTTGATCGGCGATCGTCGTGATCAACTGGTCAAGCGGCTGCAGGTCCTGCAAGACCAATACAAGACCGAATCAGATCGTTTGCGTCAACGCGATGGCAACAGCGTCGCCCTGCAGTTTGCCAACGACGATTTGGAACGGAGTCGGTCGATGCTGCACCGAATCGTGGATCGCTTGGAGTCGATTCAGATGGAAAGCAAACGCGGCAGTTCGGTGATCTCGATCGCAGCGGCCACTCCGCCCTCACGCCCGGTCGAAGCGGTGCCGTTCAAAAAGATGGTCATGGCCGGTGGCGGAGCCTTTGCCATTCCGTTCCTGATCGGGTTGCTGTGGGAATTCCGAACGAAACGGATCACCGACAGTCTCGATCTGGAAAAATCGCACACGCTCGCCCCGGTGGTCGGCGAACTCGCCCGCGCCCCACGGGCGGCCAGCGGCAGGAATTCCAAGAGCCGGCGGGTGTTCGAAGAGAGCGTTGACGCCCTTCGCGCCAACCTGGCGCTCTCCAAAGACACCCGCCACGCCCGATCATTCGCGGTGGTCAGTTCGATGTCCGGCGAAGGCAAGAGCACCGCGGTGTCGCAATTGGCGATTTCGTTGGCCAAGTCTAGCGGCAAAACGGTGTTGATCATTGACTGTGACATGCGTTGCCCCGACCAGCATGACGTCTTCGGCTTAGCCCTCGAGCCCGGGCTGAACGAAGTCTTGCGAAAAGTGGTTCCGATGAAGGAAGCCATCAATCGCGAGTTGGGTGACCTGGTCCACGTGCTTCCCGCCGGTCATCTCAAAGCCAGTCCGCACCGGTTGGTCTCGCCGGACTCGATGAAAGAATTGATGGATGAGGCGCTCGATTCGTACCAATACGTGATTCTGGATACCGCGCCGGTGCTGTCGGCCGGTGAAACTCTGGCCATTGCGTCTGTCGTCGATTCGACCTTGGTCTGCGTGATGCGAGACCTGACCCGCATGGACAGCGTCGTCCGGACGACGCATCGCTTGGAAGCCTCCGGGGCAAACGTCGTGGGAACGATCTTTAGCGGCGTGACGCCGCGACAGTACTCCTATCGATATGGAGACTACAAATACAGCGATTTCGGGCAAATGTTAGCGGAGACCGCACACAGAAATTGA